The Castanea sativa cultivar Marrone di Chiusa Pesio chromosome 11, ASM4071231v1 genome contains a region encoding:
- the LOC142615527 gene encoding putative LRR receptor-like serine/threonine-protein kinase At3g47570, producing MTNGSLDEWLHPISRTNEVLEEQKNLNLLQRLNIAIDVANALEYLHYHCHAPIVHCDLKPSNVLLDDEMIGHVGDFGLARFLLEATEGHANQSSSIGLRGTIGYAPPEYGLGNEVSTCGDVYSYGILLLEMFTGKRPTDNIFKDNLNLHDFVKGALPERVINVVDPIILREREGMETRTNDTHIQNRIGSPKILECLILIFGIGVSCSMESPRERMNMIDAVAQLHLIREKLLRTRIRGERVI from the exons ATGACTAATGGCAGCCTAGACGAGTGGTTGCATCCAATTTCAAGAACAAATGAGGTTCTTGAGGAACAAAAGAATTTGAATCTTCTTCAAAGATTGAATATTGCTATTGATGTTGCAAATGCATTGGAATATCTTCATTATCATTGCCATGCACCAATTGTTCATTGCGACCTCAAGCCTAGCAATGTTCTTCTCGATGATGAAATGATTGGACATGTGGGGGACTTTGGCTTGGCAAGGTTCCTTCTTGAGGCCACCGAGGGTCACGCAAATCAATCAAGCTCTATTGGATTAAGAGGAACAATTGGTTATGCTCCTCCAG AATATGGTTTGGGAAATGAGGTGTCAACTTGTGGTGATGTCTACAGTTATGGCATACTATTATTGGAGATGTTCACAGGAAAAAGGCCTACGGATAACATTTTTAAAGACAACTTGAACCTTCATGATTTTGTTAAAGGAGCATTGCCCGAACGAGTCATTAACGTTGTGGATCCTATTATACTTAGGGAAAGAGAAGGTATGGAAACAAGGACAAATGATACTCACATTCAAAATCGAATAGGAAGTCCCAAAATTCTGGAgtgcttgattttgatttttggaattGGAGTGTCTTGTTCTATGGAATCTCCAAGAGAAAGGATGAACATGATTGATGCTGTAGCTCAGTTGCATTTGATTAGAGAGAAACTCCTCAGAACTAGAATACGTGGAGAAAGAGTAATTTAA